Proteins encoded together in one Camelina sativa cultivar DH55 chromosome 9, Cs, whole genome shotgun sequence window:
- the LOC104715548 gene encoding uncharacterized protein LOC104715548: MAQLTATFVPEDVAIIYALPLRQPDKPDLLGWHFTMSGKYSVKSGYHILRSNMPASTKSTVIGPDIIPLQAFVWKLRCPPKLCHFLWQFLSGCVAVTANLRRRGLSCDAVCGLCGSQEETINHTLFECPPARQVWALSLFPMAPGVFPSESIFTNMDFLFWRFKNVPTQDLYPWILWYIWKACNDKLFSNLDSNPLAILRLAEDEAKAWTLAQTQNMVLPSDTTTAAVLCGSDRVGVPWSLTSYMCFVDGSWKATDCYAGRGWFCTSPWGEGPTMGAANIYRSPSPLHAEIEALVWAMRCMIGADNQSVVFLTDCSDLVKMVSSPSEWPAFTPYLRLSP, from the coding sequence ATGGCTCAACTTACGGCTACGTTTGTACCGGAAGATGTTGCCATAATTTATGCCTTACCATTGCGACAACCGGATAAACCGGATCTGCTGGGATGGCATTTTACCATGTCTGGTAAATATTCGGTAAAGTCAGGATACCATATTCTTCGCTCGAATATGCCGGCTTCTACTAAGTCGACTGTAATTGGACCAGATATTATACCCCTTCAGGCCTTTGTGTGGAAGCTCCGGTGTCCACCAAAACTCTGTCATTTCTTGTGGCAATTTCTATCGGGTTGCGTGGCGGTCACCGCTAATCTCCGGCGACGTGGTCTGAGCTGTGATGCAGTGTGTGGTCTATGTGGTTCTCAGGAGGAGACGATTAATCATACTCTCTTTGAGTGCCCACCAGCtagacaggtttgggctttgtCGTTATTTCCGATGGCCCCAGGTGTTTTCCCTTCCGAGTCCATTTTCACAAATATGGATTTCCTTTTTTGGCGGTTTAAGAATGTACCCACACAGGATTTATACCCCTGGATattgtggtatatttggaaagcgtGCAATGACAAACTGTTCAGTAATTTGGATTCAAACCCTCTAGCAATCTTGCGGTTGGCAGAGGATGAGGCGAAAGCATGGACTTTAGCCCAGACACAGAATATGGTGTTACCTTCGGATACTACCACTGCGGCTGTTCTCTGTGGTAGTGATAGAGTAGGGGTTCCTTGGTCTTTGACGAGTTACATGTGCTTTgtggatggttcttggaaagctaCAGATTGTTATGCGGGTCGAGGATGGTTTTGCACTTCTCCATGGGGTGAGGGCCCCACTATGGGGGCTGCAAACATCTACCGTAGTCCATCCCCTCTTCATGCTGAGATTGAGGCCCTTGTTTGGGCTATGCGTTGTATGATTGGAGCGGATAACCAATCTGTTGTTTTTCTCACCGACTGCtctgacttagtgaagatggtgtcttcgccttccgagtggccagcATTTACACCTTATTTGCGTCTTTCTCCTTAG